In Methanomicrobium antiquum, one DNA window encodes the following:
- the feoB gene encoding ferrous iron transport protein B: protein MLFLKFGLIGNPNVGKSLIFNLLTGIGVEISNFPGTTIDMFSGNVCYQREKFEIVDFPGIYSLDGVSEEESEVRKCLINKDVDILIAVLDAAHLERNLYLLLQIAEFEIPTVVLLNMTDEAEKSGLFIDAEKLSEIFNCEFLKTAAIEGRNVDKIIPLALNDAKVPKYKVPYDSHIEAAVRSLQKISGCKRIEALYALEEIGDDTELLDSAKTIAEEIEEQHKMSVHQIIAANRHNIAGKISDEVSKKDKKTTSANLDRLLTRTFPGVPIMAAVLLSTLLCVFIVGSFLEETIVGLFDVYLIEPLFTLGLSPFWEQILYSLLIAVEAGLGIAFPFVFVFYIIISVLEDTGYMTRAAFLADRAMHRVGMHGQALIPMVLGFGCNVPALMSIRQLSKRERFIASFLITMVPCSARTVIIAGIVAVFVGITAALSIYLIVFILIFLTGLVLTKVAPGEQFGMILEIVPMRRPRVKQTLKRAWLHMKEFLFIAMPLLLVSSVFLGVLQYTGVIQAFQDIFAPLMLSLLGLPDYASTSLLFGILRKEMAFETLAILAGTADLGSVMTSAQLYIFAVVSVLFVPCVSTIAVLYKEMGLKIAAVISFYTLCLGIIAGIILNLIFSLV, encoded by the coding sequence GTGCTTTTTTTGAAATTCGGACTTATCGGAAACCCTAATGTTGGAAAATCTCTTATTTTTAACCTTTTAACAGGAATCGGTGTTGAGATTTCTAATTTTCCCGGAACAACAATCGATATGTTCTCCGGAAATGTCTGCTATCAGCGTGAAAAATTTGAAATCGTTGATTTTCCGGGAATCTACTCGCTTGACGGAGTTTCAGAGGAGGAATCTGAAGTCAGGAAATGCCTGATTAACAAAGATGTGGATATACTGATAGCTGTTCTTGACGCCGCTCATCTTGAAAGAAATCTATACCTTCTTCTCCAGATTGCAGAGTTCGAAATCCCGACAGTTGTCCTTTTAAATATGACTGATGAGGCTGAAAAATCAGGCCTTTTTATTGATGCGGAAAAACTATCTGAAATTTTTAACTGTGAATTTTTAAAGACAGCGGCGATTGAAGGTCGAAATGTGGATAAAATAATTCCACTTGCATTAAATGATGCAAAAGTTCCAAAATATAAAGTTCCATATGACAGCCATATTGAAGCGGCAGTAAGAAGCCTTCAGAAAATCAGCGGATGCAAAAGAATTGAAGCACTCTATGCACTTGAAGAGATTGGAGATGATACTGAACTGCTGGATTCTGCAAAGACAATTGCAGAAGAGATAGAAGAACAGCACAAAATGTCTGTTCATCAGATAATCGCCGCAAACCGTCATAATATCGCAGGAAAAATTTCAGATGAGGTCTCAAAAAAAGATAAAAAAACTACCAGTGCAAATCTCGACAGGCTTCTTACAAGAACGTTTCCCGGCGTTCCCATAATGGCCGCTGTTCTTTTATCAACGCTTCTTTGCGTATTTATCGTCGGTTCTTTTCTTGAGGAGACAATTGTCGGTCTTTTTGATGTATATCTGATAGAGCCTTTATTCACACTTGGCCTTTCTCCTTTCTGGGAGCAGATTTTATATTCCCTTTTGATTGCAGTTGAAGCCGGACTTGGAATTGCTTTTCCGTTTGTCTTCGTGTTTTACATAATAATCTCTGTTCTGGAGGATACCGGATATATGACCCGTGCCGCATTTCTTGCAGACAGGGCAATGCACAGGGTAGGAATGCACGGACAGGCGTTAATTCCGATGGTGCTTGGATTCGGATGCAATGTTCCTGCACTGATGAGTATCCGCCAGCTTTCAAAGCGTGAGAGATTTATTGCCTCGTTTTTAATCACAATGGTTCCGTGTTCGGCAAGAACAGTCATAATTGCCGGAATTGTTGCGGTTTTTGTCGGAATTACAGCGGCTCTTTCAATTTACCTGATAGTCTTCATACTGATATTTTTAACCGGACTTGTTCTTACAAAAGTGGCACCCGGAGAACAGTTTGGGATGATCTTAGAGATTGTTCCTATGAGAAGACCACGAGTAAAACAGACCCTTAAGCGTGCATGGCTTCATATGAAGGAGTTTTTATTCATAGCAATGCCCCTTCTTTTGGTAAGCAGTGTATTTCTTGGAGTGCTTCAGTATACAGGGGTAATTCAGGCATTTCAGGATATTTTTGCACCACTAATGCTCTCACTCTTAGGCCTTCCTGATTATGCATCAACATCACTTTTGTTTGGAATACTAAGAAAGGAGATGGCATTCGAGACTCTTGCAATTCTTGCAGGAACAGCAGATTTAGGCTCTGTTATGACCTCGGCCCAGCTTTATATATTTGCGGTTGTAAGCGTTTTATTTGTTCCGTGTGTATCGACAATCGCCGTTTTATACAAAGAGATGGGGCTTAAAATTGCGGCCGTCATCTCATTTTACACACTCTGTCTTGGAATTATTGCAGGCATCATCCTGAATCTTATATTTTCGCTTGTTTAG
- a CDS encoding DtxR family transcriptional regulator, whose product MQSDECEDYLESIINKSISDKKGSSLDILSKIIGKTQSEIKEDLLELETLGYIIFEDDDKIALTEKGRKTGECTIKKHRVLESFLTEMLGMEPDAASKEACILEHGASDDTIKRLKTYLGGPGRCRRGRAMQEGHFQRSGCMGIPLTSFAENETVRILYTKGKAGCTNRLHDLGVIPGETIEIKRRLSNGAMVVVIKSCEVGLSPEIADSVFVWKI is encoded by the coding sequence ATGCAGTCGGATGAATGCGAGGATTATCTGGAATCTATAATAAATAAGTCAATTTCAGATAAAAAAGGAAGCTCTCTTGACATACTCTCAAAAATTATTGGCAAAACTCAATCCGAAATAAAAGAGGATTTGCTTGAGCTTGAAACACTTGGATACATAATATTTGAAGATGACGATAAAATAGCCCTTACAGAAAAGGGCAGAAAAACCGGAGAGTGCACAATAAAAAAACACCGTGTGCTTGAGTCATTTTTAACAGAAATGCTTGGAATGGAACCTGACGCCGCTTCAAAAGAGGCCTGCATATTAGAGCACGGAGCATCCGATGACACAATAAAACGGCTTAAAACTTACCTCGGCGGCCCCGGCAGATGCAGAAGGGGAAGAGCAATGCAAGAAGGTCATTTTCAAAGATCCGGATGCATGGGTATTCCTCTTACATCATTTGCTGAAAACGAAACTGTAAGAATTTTATACACAAAAGGAAAGGCAGGATGTACAAACAGACTACATGATCTTGGAGTAATCCCCGGAGAGACAATAGAGATTAAAAGAAGGCTTTCAAACGGCGCCATGGTAGTCGTTATCAAGTCATGTGAAGTGGGACTCAGTCCTGAGATTGCAGATTCTGTTTTCGTTTGGAAAATCTAA
- a CDS encoding DUF2115 family protein: MSFLSAISDVFSRGNKLEEKKEKDKKSAYLYSLLLETVDLKDYENQSILSKYSVEVHNITIACTVLSQARSVNQLIDITGSEIERYPLKALTVFLNELSEKAEAFDEVYKNKLLKKYREQLFDTHHKIMILKEKRKYSDYLSSPGKKSDDYWLMVLEACKKKACYEDPYSLYLHYLLAGFRMFALKEPGHVIGMPFPDGEVEKRGAGVFYCPAKDKGEKYQYSICSFCPAKIAESLLKKNQEKDSD, translated from the coding sequence TTGAGTTTTTTGTCAGCGATTTCAGATGTTTTCTCACGCGGGAATAAATTGGAGGAAAAAAAGGAGAAGGATAAAAAGTCTGCTTATTTGTATTCTCTTCTTTTGGAGACAGTTGATTTAAAAGATTACGAAAATCAAAGTATTCTCTCTAAATATTCAGTTGAGGTTCATAATATAACAATTGCGTGCACTGTTTTATCACAGGCAAGATCGGTAAACCAGCTGATTGATATAACAGGCTCGGAGATTGAGAGGTATCCTCTAAAAGCCCTGACTGTTTTTTTGAATGAATTATCAGAAAAAGCTGAAGCTTTCGATGAGGTCTATAAAAATAAGCTTTTAAAAAAATATCGTGAACAGCTCTTTGACACACATCATAAAATTATGATTCTGAAAGAGAAGAGGAAATATTCGGATTATCTCTCTTCGCCTGGTAAAAAATCAGATGATTACTGGCTTATGGTGCTTGAGGCATGCAAAAAAAAGGCGTGCTATGAAGATCCCTATAGCCTTTATCTTCATTATCTCCTTGCCGGATTTAGAATGTTTGCTCTAAAAGAGCCCGGGCATGTTATCGGAATGCCTTTTCCTGACGGCGAAGTGGAAAAAAGAGGAGCAGGGGTATTTTATTGCCCTGCAAAGGATAAGGGAGAAAAATATCAATACTCAATATGCTCCTTCTGTCCGGCAAAAATAGCTGAATCTCTTTTAAAAAAGAATCAGGAAAAAGATTCTGATTAA
- a CDS encoding methionine-R-sulfoxide reductase — protein MTDDFKDEENLRELTPEEERIIVYKGTEPPFSGEYYAFFKNGVYTCKRCNAVLFSSKDKFKCECGWPAFDDEIKKSIIKIPESDTGRTEICCKKCGAHLGHVFKGEHLTEKNTRYCVNSLSLLFVPEEEVEKKN, from the coding sequence ATGACAGATGATTTTAAAGATGAGGAAAATTTAAGAGAACTTACTCCTGAAGAGGAGCGAATTATCGTATATAAAGGCACAGAGCCTCCCTTTAGCGGTGAATATTATGCGTTTTTTAAAAACGGAGTATATACCTGCAAAAGATGTAATGCTGTTCTTTTCTCATCTAAAGATAAGTTTAAGTGTGAATGCGGCTGGCCGGCTTTTGATGATGAAATAAAAAAATCCATAATAAAGATTCCAGAATCCGACACAGGAAGAACAGAAATATGCTGTAAAAAGTGTGGTGCACACTTAGGGCATGTATTCAAAGGCGAGCACTTAACAGAGAAAAACACCAGGTACTGTGTCAATTCACTATCACTTCTTTTTGTGCCGGAAGAAGAAGTGGAGAAGAAAAATTAA
- a CDS encoding PEGA domain-containing protein: MKRNYASLIILLIGISSALALPAGAVGGDMGWYTIHCNVNGASVYFDGNYMGDIAGGVLSVAVYSTAAPYSEVSVQKQGYPTATTTLPTAPSPGETVNVYVTLNPGPTATATESGTGGFYITTSPSGARIHVNNIYQGLSPLTLSNLKAGLTYTIEAELDGYESSSTNVYLHSGYTQNVHLNLGSPGSISVTSDPSDAYVYVNSKMVGKTPYVITGLSSGNHEIEVTKNGYYNYKKTVNVIEGTQISVYADLNPIAPTNEILVTSEPYGAKIYLDGVYVGETMDGVSYPVQNVANGQHQLKLTHPGYSDYTTSITMTGSTVNIFADMEEGPIQNTGYLSISSTPSGAYIYLDNVYKGTITPFTLTGVPAGEHTVMLSLSGYEDTYSKVTVNAGQTSTLTIGMAKTNTQTTIPTPQPTQSAPGLAVLTALLGIFAGILILKRK; the protein is encoded by the coding sequence ATGAAGCGGAATTATGCATCTCTTATTATTCTTCTCATAGGCATCTCCTCAGCACTTGCCCTTCCCGCCGGTGCTGTCGGAGGAGATATGGGATGGTACACCATTCACTGCAATGTAAATGGTGCAAGTGTTTATTTTGACGGAAATTACATGGGAGATATCGCAGGAGGAGTTCTTTCAGTTGCTGTTTATTCAACCGCGGCTCCATACTCCGAAGTTTCTGTTCAAAAGCAGGGATACCCTACAGCAACAACAACACTTCCTACAGCACCTTCACCAGGTGAAACTGTAAATGTTTATGTAACGCTAAATCCGGGGCCGACTGCAACAGCGACTGAATCCGGCACAGGCGGATTTTATATCACAACATCCCCGTCAGGCGCAAGAATTCATGTAAACAATATCTACCAGGGACTCTCTCCTCTGACACTTTCAAACCTAAAGGCAGGATTAACATATACAATTGAGGCAGAACTTGACGGATATGAAAGTTCATCAACAAATGTTTACCTGCATAGCGGCTATACACAAAATGTTCACTTAAACTTAGGATCTCCGGGCTCCATCTCTGTAACATCAGATCCTTCTGATGCTTACGTGTATGTAAACAGCAAAATGGTTGGAAAAACACCTTATGTCATAACAGGTCTTTCTTCCGGAAACCACGAGATTGAAGTTACCAAAAACGGATACTACAATTACAAAAAGACTGTCAATGTAATCGAGGGGACGCAAATCTCAGTATATGCTGATTTAAACCCAATAGCGCCGACAAACGAAATTCTTGTGACATCTGAACCATATGGTGCAAAAATCTACTTAGACGGCGTTTATGTCGGTGAAACAATGGACGGGGTTTCATATCCTGTACAAAATGTTGCAAACGGCCAGCACCAGCTTAAACTGACACATCCGGGATATTCTGATTATACAACATCAATTACAATGACAGGAAGCACAGTCAATATTTTTGCTGACATGGAGGAAGGACCTATTCAAAATACAGGATATCTGAGTATTTCATCAACACCCTCAGGTGCATACATATACTTAGATAATGTGTATAAAGGTACAATTACGCCATTCACACTTACAGGTGTCCCCGCCGGTGAACACACTGTTATGCTTTCTTTATCCGGATATGAAGATACATACTCAAAAGTCACTGTTAATGCAGGACAGACTTCAACACTTACAATCGGAATGGCAAAAACAAACACACAAACAACTATTCCAACTCCCCAGCCAACACAGTCAGCACCCGGATTAGCGGTTTTAACAGCACTTTTGGGAATCTTTGCAGGAATTTTAATTCTTAAAAGAAAGTAA
- a CDS encoding YIP1 family protein, giving the protein MIITYIPDLAGDEGVLAEIPNIEVKSIEFRLFLTNKRIILAEDSLKRKPPVVVPLQAIRNISTGTNFSDDPVIKISVSAPNGSQKKMVLSFKQEFTGVRDKERDQLKKVLEGVVSESQMTIKTPSFNQPGGQSGAGSFGSVHQGGFINNQNSAQSFNGGSGGGVGGAGGVILKAANVLVKSQEYTVELTNEKITLVDPNRPQKPSVIPISSIRSAEGETGDNGEPAIGLLVEAGNGNIRRMVLKFSQWYDKNRFLERETFVRAVQDIIATGSVCELYRPNEAEVMQSASAPSNMSSQAGFSAKPPQMTNNPGICPMCGTSVSFGTRFCVACGHMIEGESFASRGVSAAGMSSNMSGGIIDSESYGGGNRGFLNESEGGFDTSGDDDFFAAPPVKRSQKRTRPKREKKPKVAKQKKSRSSYDDDFFGGGRSSGPLFDSNSVIGRILLFITSPADAFQKTKGQDALETAPHLAISLLIFALGNVFFLSWYASGLDAAQYPLMSTFSDFGNAFFFVFELAILIAIITVIYGILLHVSLGLLGFRSEVNDGLRISAYSATAFIAGGIIPLAGLFIAPLWAVLLQVIGIRENFNTSGMQALIAALIPAFAAFVVFYIFISSGDSNFSIFGGA; this is encoded by the coding sequence GTGATAATAACGTATATTCCGGATTTGGCTGGCGATGAGGGCGTTCTTGCTGAAATACCAAACATAGAAGTAAAATCAATAGAATTCAGGCTGTTTCTTACAAATAAAAGAATAATCTTAGCTGAGGATTCGCTTAAAAGAAAACCTCCTGTTGTAGTTCCGCTTCAGGCAATAAGAAATATCAGCACAGGAACAAATTTCTCAGACGATCCTGTAATTAAAATTTCAGTCTCGGCTCCAAACGGAAGTCAGAAGAAGATGGTTTTATCCTTCAAACAGGAATTTACCGGCGTCCGCGACAAAGAACGCGATCAGCTAAAAAAAGTTCTTGAAGGCGTTGTATCAGAAAGCCAGATGACTATCAAAACCCCGTCTTTTAATCAGCCGGGAGGACAGTCTGGTGCGGGCAGTTTTGGCTCTGTTCATCAGGGAGGATTCATAAATAACCAAAACAGCGCTCAGTCCTTTAACGGAGGTAGTGGCGGTGGAGTTGGAGGTGCCGGGGGGGTTATTTTAAAAGCCGCAAATGTGCTTGTAAAATCCCAGGAATACACAGTTGAGCTTACAAATGAAAAAATAACTTTAGTAGATCCAAACCGCCCGCAAAAACCATCTGTAATTCCAATCTCGTCTATTAGAAGCGCTGAAGGTGAAACTGGTGATAACGGCGAGCCTGCAATAGGTCTTTTAGTGGAAGCCGGAAATGGAAATATCAGGCGAATGGTTCTTAAATTCTCACAATGGTATGACAAAAACCGCTTTTTAGAGCGTGAGACATTTGTAAGGGCAGTCCAGGATATTATTGCAACCGGAAGTGTATGTGAACTCTACCGCCCAAATGAGGCTGAAGTTATGCAGTCTGCCAGCGCACCTTCCAATATGTCTTCTCAGGCCGGATTTTCAGCAAAACCTCCACAGATGACAAATAATCCGGGAATTTGCCCGATGTGTGGTACATCTGTATCTTTTGGCACCAGATTCTGTGTAGCCTGCGGACATATGATTGAAGGAGAGTCGTTTGCATCCAGGGGTGTGTCTGCTGCCGGAATGTCTTCCAATATGTCGGGCGGAATTATAGATTCCGAATCATATGGCGGAGGAAACAGAGGCTTTTTGAATGAATCAGAGGGTGGTTTTGACACATCCGGCGATGATGACTTTTTTGCCGCTCCTCCTGTTAAAAGATCTCAAAAGCGAACCAGGCCCAAAAGAGAAAAAAAGCCAAAGGTGGCAAAACAAAAGAAGAGCCGCAGTTCATACGATGATGATTTCTTTGGCGGAGGAAGAAGTTCGGGTCCTTTGTTTGATTCAAACTCTGTTATCGGAAGAATCCTTTTATTTATTACATCCCCTGCAGATGCGTTTCAAAAGACTAAAGGGCAGGACGCCCTTGAAACAGCGCCACATCTTGCTATCTCACTTTTAATATTTGCGCTTGGAAACGTTTTTTTCCTGAGCTGGTATGCATCAGGGCTTGATGCCGCCCAATATCCGCTGATGAGCACCTTCTCCGACTTTGGAAATGCGTTCTTCTTCGTTTTCGAACTTGCGATACTAATTGCAATAATTACAGTAATTTACGGAATTTTACTCCATGTTTCACTGGGGCTTTTGGGATTTAGAAGTGAGGTAAATGACGGTCTTAGAATATCTGCATACTCTGCAACTGCGTTCATCGCCGGCGGAATTATCCCTCTTGCAGGTCTTTTTATTGCACCTTTATGGGCGGTTTTGCTCCAGGTCATCGGAATCAGGGAAAATTTCAACACATCCGGAATGCAGGCTCTAATAGCCGCATTAATCCCTGCGTTTGCCGCTTTTGTTGTATTTTATATTTTTATATCATCCGGAGACAGCAACTTTTCGATATTTGGAGGAGCATGA